In one Nicotiana sylvestris chromosome 8, ASM39365v2, whole genome shotgun sequence genomic region, the following are encoded:
- the LOC104223413 gene encoding protein ROH1A: MPMTDNQGSFLNRISIRRNQVSNMENNHEQDIEDLELFQKHVADRFSDLLPNDPPSTTDSPAIDQSPLFSISWFRKLLDVFLCCEAEFKALVLIGRDPVQFSKPPLDRLVPDILERSIKSLDICNAVTHGLELVHHWQKLAQIAVTAFEQKPMGDGQVRRAKKALNTLLTSMMLDDKENNYHAKAAERTWSFGRRSGGGGGGAGNNNKDRTNGTFRSMSWSVAKSWSASKQIQAMASNLVAPRGGEPTGLAVPIYAMGTIFVFVMWALVAAIPCQERTGLLTHLPLPRNLNWGQALIALQDKIAEEWKKKEKKGTTGLLDEMQKMEKVAQNLVDFAENFQFPAEEEKLEEVAEQVAEMAEICRKMEEGLTPLQQQIREVFHRIVRSRAEVLDVLDQIGKMSPPVPY, from the coding sequence ATGCCGATGACGGATAATCAAGGATCATTCCTTAATCGGATAAGCATTCGCCGGAATCAAGTTTCCAATATGGAAAACAATCATGAACAAGACATCGAAGACCTTGAACTTTTCCAAAAACATGTCGCTGATCGATTTTCCGATCTTTTACCAAACGATCCTCCATCTACCACAGATTCTCCAGCAATAGATCAATCACCTCTGTTCTCAATTTCATGGTTTCGTAAATTGCTCGATGTTTTCCTATGTTGTGAGGCTGAATTTAAAGCCCTTGTTTTAATTGGACGTGATCCTGTTCAATTTTCGAAACCTCCATTGGACCGTCTTGTTCCTGATATTTTAGAACGTTCGATCAAGTCTCTTGATATTTGTAACGCTGTGACGCACGGGTTAGAACTCGTGCATCACTGGCAAAAGCTAGCTCAAATCGCTGTTACAGCGTTTGAGCAAAAGCCAATGGGAGACGGACAAGTAAGACGAGCCAAAAAGGCGTTGAACACGTTGCTTACGTCGATGATGTTAGATGATAAGGAGAATAATTATCACGCAAAAGCTGCTGAGCGCACGTGGTCATTTGGCAGGCGTAGCGGTGGTGGTGGCGGTGGTGCTGGGAATAATAATAAAGATAGAACTAATGGAACTTTTCGTTCTATGTCATGGTCCGTGGCAAAATCGTGGTCCGCTTCGAAACAGATTCAGGCTATGGCCTCCAATCTCGTTGCGCCACGTGGCGGTGAGCCGACGGGACTGGCGGTCCCGATTTATGCTATGGGCACGATTTTCGTGTTCGTGATGTGGGCCCTAGTGGCGGCGATTCCGTGTCAGGAACGGACAGGTCTGTTAACACATCTTCCATTGCCGAGGAATTTGAATTGGGGACAGGCTTTGATTGCGCTGCAAGATAAAATCGCAGAGGAAtggaagaaaaaggagaaaaagggaACGACTGGGTTATTAGATGAAATGCAGAAAATGGAGAAAGTGGCACAGAATTTGGTGGATTTCGCCGAAAATTTTCAGTTTCCGGCAGAGGAGGAGAAGCTGGAAGAGGTGGCGGAGCAGGTGGCGGAGATGGCGGAGATATGCCGGAAAATGGAGGAAGGGCTAACGCCGTTACAGCAACAGATTAGGGAAGTGTTTCACAGGATTGTAAGGAGCAGAGCTGAAGTCCTTGATGTTCTTGATCAAATTGGTAAAATGTCACCACCAGTTCCATATTGA
- the LOC138876359 gene encoding uncharacterized protein, translated as MEASTMVASRMGWWLQQWWASRIGSWQQLNLSDDSLPCWRRSILIALSTKNKLGFVDGTCEEPKPDSADYPLWSRTNDMVTSWLLNYLSKDIGDSVIYSKAARNLWNILEHRFGQSNGAKLYQLQKEISTSVQGNNSVSRYFTTLKKLWDEMDSLRSHLNYSCDCVCGGKAKVAKFLEDQRIIQFLMGLNDVYAQARGNILMMSPLPSMDFAYSLLLQNENQRGFCESGAQGKVALRYNQGQMGWNPSSKSRNNQQQKTKAKKAKYNPNHAVKGNTAMGGHDNETNPNPNNEGVVGSQNQSFSKEQISVLVNIIRQVQGGNAGNTRSEINANAATGASEHMYFDSSFFLELSHLPIPVHISLPNSFQVPLVRRGQAFGEIREGLGTWTFLLSLKANAFTILKSFFVMTERQFNITVKKIKTVFMSRDVKFYENYFPFVTIPTPQTHQVFPPTLPIPDTTLPDSMFLSPSSPLSSTSPFPSPSNTASPSTSPITLPSPRSLDFSSPSPTHNLSSSPLPNDLSSRQPSTAHNLSSPTSAPSTSITLPIPPTPIRKSERISQQPRYLKDYVCNVIFLSDITSSCFNHASHPTTLFFIALSLNNQNILRSVSSISEPHNYTQASQDAGWRKAMEAELAALDLNNTWDVVDLP; from the exons ATGgaggcttcaacaatggtggcttctagaatgggttggtggcttcaacaatggtgggctTCTAGAATTGGTAGTTGGCAGCAGCTGAACTTATCAGATGAC AGTCTCCCATGTTGGAGGAGATCCATTCTCATTGCTCTTTCAACCAAGAACAAACTTGGCTTCGTCGATGGAACCTGTGAAGAGCCTAAGCCTGACTCAGCAGATTATCCTCTGTGGAGCAGAACTAATGATATGGTAACTTCATGGCTGCTCAATTATTTGTCAAAGGACATAGGTGACAGTGTCATCTATTCAAAAGCAGCAAGGAACTTATGGAACATCCTGGAACATAGATTTGGCCAATCAAATGGGGCCAAACTATATCAGCTACAAAAGGAAATTTCAACATCAGTTCAAGGAAATAATAGTGTTTCACGCTATTTCACTACACTCAAGAAACTATGGGATGAAATGGACTCACTAAGATCTCATCTAAATTATTCCTGTGATTGTGTATGTGGTGGAAAAGCTAAAGTGGCTAAGTTCTTAGAGGATCAAAGGATTATTCAATTCCTCATGGGGCTCAATGATGTGTATGCTCAGGCTAGAGGAAACATTCTCATGATGAGTCCACTCCCTAGTATGGACTTTGCCTATTCATTGCTCCTACAAAATGAGAACCAGAGAGGCTTTTGTGAATCTG GTGCACAAGGAAAGGTTGCACTAAGGTACAACCAAGGACAAATGGGATGGAATCCTTCATCAAAATCTAGAAATAATCAGCAACAAAAGACTAAAGCTAAGAAGGCCAAATATAACCCAAAT CATGCAGTAAAAGGGAATACAGCAATGGGAGGACATGACAATGAAACCAACCCAAATCCTAACAATGAAGGGGTTGTAGGAAGTCAGAACCAATCCTTTAGCAAGGAACAAATTTCAGTACTAGTTAATATAATCAGACAGGTTCAAGGGGGTAATGCAGGAAATACAAGATCTGAAATCAATGCCAATGCAGCTACTG GGGCATCTGAACACATGTATTTTGATTCAAGTTTCTTTTTAGAATTATCTCATCTTCCTATACCTGTTCATATTAGCTTACCTAATTCTTTTCAA GTCCCTTTAGTGAGGAGGGGGCAAGCTTTTGGTGAAATTAGAGAAGGATT AGGGACATGGACTTTTCTCCTCAGTTTAAAAGCAAATGCATTCACAATTCTAAAATCATTCTTTGTCATGACAGAAAGGCAGTTCAATATTACAGTAAAGAAG ATAAAGACTGTCTTTATGTCTAGAGATGTGAAGTTTTATGAGAAttattttccttttgtcaccATACCTACACCACAAACTCATCAGGTGTTTCCTCCAACTCTACCTATCCCAGACACCACATTACCTGATTCCATGTTCTTATCTCCTTCCTCTCCTTTATCATCTACTTCACCCTTCCCTAGTCCTAGCAACACTGCTTCTCCTAGTACCAGCCCCATCACACTCCCTTCTCCTAGGTCACTTGatttttcttctccttctccCACTCACAATCTTTCTAGTTCTCCTTTACCTAATGATCTCAGTTCTAGACAACCCTCAACTGCTCATAATCTTTCCTCTCCCACATCTGCTCCTAGTACTAGTATTACTCTCCCTATACCTCCTACACCTATCAGAAAATCTGAAAGGATTTCCCAGCAGCCTAGATATCTAAAGGACTATGTATGCAATGTGATTTTTCTTTCTGACATTACTTCCTCTTGTTTCAACCATGCCTCTCATCCCACTACCCTATTCTTTATAGCTTTATCACTCAATAATCAAAATATTTTAAGATCAGTATCTTCTATTTCAGAACCTCACAATTATACCCAAGCTTCTCAGGATGCAGGTTGGAGAAAGGCTATGGAAGCAGAGCTAGCAGCTCTTGATCTTAACAATACATGGGATGTTGTGGACTTGCCATAA